One genomic region from Balaenoptera acutorostrata chromosome 1, mBalAcu1.1, whole genome shotgun sequence encodes:
- the RIT1 gene encoding GTP-binding protein Rit1 translates to MDSGTRPVGSCSSPAGLSREYKLVMLGAGGVGKSAMTMQFISHRFPEDHDPTIEDAYKIRIRIDDEPANLDILDTAGQAEFTAMRDQYMRAGEGFIICYSITDRRSFHEVREFKQLIYRVRRTDDTPVVLVGNKSDLKQLRQVTKEEGLALAREFSCPFFETSAAYRYYIDDVFHALVREIRRKEKEAVLAMEKKSKPKNSVWKRLKSPFRKKKDSVT, encoded by the exons ATGGATTCTGGAACTCGCCCAGTTGGTAGCTGTAGCAGCCCTGCAGGGCTGTCACGGGAATACAAACTAGTGATGCTGGGTGCTGGCGGTGTAGGGAAAAGCG CCATGACCATGCAGTTCATCAGCCACCGGTTTCCAGAAGATCATGATCCCACCATTG AAGATGCTTATAAAATCCGGATCCGTATTGATGATGAGCCTGCCAATCTGGACATTTTGGATACGGCTGGACAG GCAGAGTTTACAGCCATGCGGGATCAGTATATGAGGGCAGGAGAAGGGTTTATCATCTGTTATTCTATCACCGATCGTCGAAGTTTTCATGAAGTTCGGGAGTTTAAACAGCTTATTTATCGAGTTCGACGTACTGATGATACCCCTGTGGTTCTTGTGGGAAATAAGTCTGACCTAAAGCAGCTAAGACAG gtcacCAAGGAAGAAGGATTGGCTTTGGCCCGAGAATTCAGCTGCCCCTTTTTTGAGACATCTGCTGCATACCGCTACTACATTGACGATGTATTCCATGCCCTTGTACGGGAGATAcgtaggaaagaaaaggaggcagTACTGGCCATGGAGAAAAAATCTAAACCCAAAAACAGTGTATGGAAGAGGCTAAAATCACCGTTCCGGAAGAAGAAAGATTCAGTAACTTGA